One window from the genome of Corvus moneduloides isolate bCorMon1 chromosome 9, bCorMon1.pri, whole genome shotgun sequence encodes:
- the SGIP1 gene encoding SH3-containing GRB2-like protein 3-interacting protein 1 isoform X12: MGRGRAGCGDPAEVLFPRRCLQTLGGSLEIEECNSATMMEGLKKRTRKAFGIRKKEKDTDSTGSPDRDGIKKTNGAPNGFYAEIDWDRYNSPELDEEGYSIRPEEPGSTKGKHFYSSSESEEEEEAHKKFNIKIKPLQAKDVLRSAATVDELKASIGNIALSPSPVRKSPRRSPGTIKRNLSSEEITRPRRSTPTPDPASRKSGEDPAALAPLFGPPLESAFEEQKLDAALDQPEIWGSAQPVNTNVESPKLPRPFPTGTPPPLPPKNIPATPPRTGSPLPLALGSSSPARPGTPLATCGTPPPPPPRPPSRPKLPPGKPPVSDVSRPFSPPIHSSSPPPIAPLARAESTSSISSTNSLSAATTPTVEDDAFIAKLPAFERRSETPAGSSRGPSPLTMGAQDTLPVAAAFTETVNAYFKGADPNKCIVKITGEMVLSFPAGITRHFANNPSPAVLTFRVLNYNRLEHVLPNPQLLCCDNVQSDSSSKEFWVNMPNLMTHLKKVSEQKPQATYYNVDMLKYQVSAQGIQSTPLNLAVSWRCDPASTDLRIDYKYNTEAMTTPVALNNVQFLVPVDGGVTKLQAVLPPAVWNAEQQRILWKIPDISQKSENGGVGSLLARFQLSEGPSSPAPLAVQFTSEGSTLSSCDIELVGAGYRFSLIKKRFAAGKYLADN, encoded by the exons gaCTGAAAAAACGTACCCGGAAGGCCTTTGGCATACgcaagaaagaaaaggacacTGATTCCAC AGGGTCACCAGACAGGGATGGCATC aagaaaaccaaCGGAGCCCCGAATGGATTTTACGCGGAGATCGACTGGGACAGATAT AACTCACCTGAGCTGGATGAGGAGGGATACAGCATCCGACCCGAGGAACCAGGAT CCACCAAAGGAAAGCACTTCTACTCCTCGAGCGAGtcggaggaggaggaggaggcgcaCAAGAAGTTCAACATCAAGATCAAGCCCCTGCAGGCCAAGGACGTCCTGCGCAGCGCGGCCACCGTGGACGAGCTCAAGGCCTCCATAGGCAACATTGCGCTGTCTCCCTCCCCCGTG AGGAAAAGTCCG CGGCGCAGCCCG GGCACGATTAAAAGGAATTTATCCA GTGAGGAGATCACGCGGCCCCGGCGCTCCACGCCCACGCCAGACCCTGCCAG caggaaaagcGGGGAAGATCCGGCGGCGCTGGCCCCGCTCTTCGGGCCCCCGCTGGAGTCAGCGTTCGAGGAGCAGAAGTTGGATG ctgctctggacCAGCCTGAGATATGGGGGTCAGCCCAGCCTGTCAACACAAACGTAGAGTCCCCAAAGCTTCCAAGACCTTTTCCAACTGGAA CCCCTCCGCCGCTCCCCCCGAAGAACATCCCGGCCACGCCGCCGCGCACCGgctcccccctgcccctggCACTCG GTTCCTCGTCCCCGGCTCGCCCCGGAACGCCGCTGGCCACATGTGGcacccccccgccgccgccgccccggcccccgtCCCGGCCCAAGCTGCCCCCTGGCAAACCCCCCGTCAGCGACGTG TCCAGGCCTTTTAGCCCTCCCATCCACTCCTCCAGCCCTCCTCCGATAGCACCTCTAGCTCGTGCTGAAAGTACTTCTTCCATATCTTCCACCAATTCCCTGAGTGCAGCCACCACTCCCACCGTCG AGGATGATGCTTTTATTGCCAAACTGCCCGCGTTTGAAAGGCGCAGTGAAACGCCGGCAG GCTCGTCGCGGGGGCCCAGCCCCCTCACCATGGGGGCACAGGACACCCTGCCCGTGGCCGCTGCCTTCACCGAAACCGTCAACGCGTACTTCAAAGGGGCCGACCCCAACAA GTGCATCGTGAAGATCACGGGGGAGATGGTGCTGTCCTTCCCGGCAGGCATCACCCGACACTTTGCCAACAACCCCTCTCCAGCCGTGCTCACCTTCCGTGTGCTCAACTACAACAGGCTGGAGCACGTCCTGCCAaacccccagctcctctgctg TGACAACGTGCAGAGTGACTCCAGCTCCAAGGAGTTCTGGGTCAACATGCCAAACCTGATGACTCACCTAAAGAAGGTATCGGAACAGAAACCTCAAGCCACCTATTACAATGTGGATATGCTCAAATACCag GTATCTGCCCAGGGTATTCAGTCTACTCCATTAAACCTTGCAGTGAGCTGGCGGTGTGACCCTGCAAGCACTGACCTGCGCATCGACTACAAATACAATACAGAGGCAATGACCACACCGGTAGCTCTAAACAACGTCCAGTTCCTCGTCCCCGTCGACGGAGGAGTAACCAAACTCCAAgctgtgcttcctcctgctgtcTG GAATGCTGAACAGCAAAGGATATTGTGGAAGATCCCTGATATCTCCCAGAAGTCAGAAAATGGAG GTGTGGGGTCGCTGCTGGCGCGGTTCCAGCTGTCGGAGGGCCCgagcagcccagccccgctgGCCGTGCAGTTCACCAGCGAGGGCAGCACCTTGTCCAGCTGCGACATCGAGCTGGTGGGCGCCGGGTACCGCTTCTCCCTCATCAAGAAGAGGTTTGCGGCAG GTAAATATTTGGCGGATAACTGA
- the SGIP1 gene encoding SH3-containing GRB2-like protein 3-interacting protein 1 isoform X11 encodes MGRGRAGCGDPAEVLFPRRCLQTLGGSLEIEECNSATMMEGLKKRTRKAFGIRKKEKDTDSTGSPDRDGIKKTNGAPNGFYAEIDWDRYNSPELDEEGYSIRPEEPGSTKGKHFYSSSESEEEEEAHKKFNIKIKPLQAKDVLRSAATVDELKASIGNIALSPSPVRKSPRRSPGTIKRNLSSEEITRPRRSTPTPDPASRKSGEDPAALAPLFGPPLESAFEEQKLDAALDQPEIWGSAQPVNTNVESPKLPRPFPTGTPPPLPPKNIPATPPRTGSPLPLALGSSSPARPGTPLATCGTPPPPPPRPPSRPKLPPGKPPVSDVSRPFSPPIHSSSPPPIAPLARAESTSSISSTNSLSAATTPTVGSSRGPSPLTMGAQDTLPVAAAFTETVNAYFKGADPNKCIVKITGEMVLSFPAGITRHFANNPSPAVLTFRVLNYNRLEHVLPNPQLLCCDNVQSDSSSKEFWVNMPNLMTHLKKVSEQKPQATYYNVDMLKYQVSAQGIQSTPLNLAVSWRCDPASTDLRIDYKYNTEAMTTPVALNNVQFLVPVDGGVTKLQAVLPPAVWNAEQQRILWKIPDISQKSENGGVGSLLARFQLSEGPSSPAPLAVQFTSEGSTLSSCDIELVGAGYRFSLIKKRFAAGKYLADN; translated from the exons gaCTGAAAAAACGTACCCGGAAGGCCTTTGGCATACgcaagaaagaaaaggacacTGATTCCAC AGGGTCACCAGACAGGGATGGCATC aagaaaaccaaCGGAGCCCCGAATGGATTTTACGCGGAGATCGACTGGGACAGATAT AACTCACCTGAGCTGGATGAGGAGGGATACAGCATCCGACCCGAGGAACCAGGAT CCACCAAAGGAAAGCACTTCTACTCCTCGAGCGAGtcggaggaggaggaggaggcgcaCAAGAAGTTCAACATCAAGATCAAGCCCCTGCAGGCCAAGGACGTCCTGCGCAGCGCGGCCACCGTGGACGAGCTCAAGGCCTCCATAGGCAACATTGCGCTGTCTCCCTCCCCCGTG AGGAAAAGTCCG CGGCGCAGCCCG GGCACGATTAAAAGGAATTTATCCA GTGAGGAGATCACGCGGCCCCGGCGCTCCACGCCCACGCCAGACCCTGCCAG caggaaaagcGGGGAAGATCCGGCGGCGCTGGCCCCGCTCTTCGGGCCCCCGCTGGAGTCAGCGTTCGAGGAGCAGAAGTTGGATG ctgctctggacCAGCCTGAGATATGGGGGTCAGCCCAGCCTGTCAACACAAACGTAGAGTCCCCAAAGCTTCCAAGACCTTTTCCAACTGGAA CCCCTCCGCCGCTCCCCCCGAAGAACATCCCGGCCACGCCGCCGCGCACCGgctcccccctgcccctggCACTCG GTTCCTCGTCCCCGGCTCGCCCCGGAACGCCGCTGGCCACATGTGGcacccccccgccgccgccgccccggcccccgtCCCGGCCCAAGCTGCCCCCTGGCAAACCCCCCGTCAGCGACGTG TCCAGGCCTTTTAGCCCTCCCATCCACTCCTCCAGCCCTCCTCCGATAGCACCTCTAGCTCGTGCTGAAAGTACTTCTTCCATATCTTCCACCAATTCCCTGAGTGCAGCCACCACTCCCACCGTCG GCTCGTCGCGGGGGCCCAGCCCCCTCACCATGGGGGCACAGGACACCCTGCCCGTGGCCGCTGCCTTCACCGAAACCGTCAACGCGTACTTCAAAGGGGCCGACCCCAACAA GTGCATCGTGAAGATCACGGGGGAGATGGTGCTGTCCTTCCCGGCAGGCATCACCCGACACTTTGCCAACAACCCCTCTCCAGCCGTGCTCACCTTCCGTGTGCTCAACTACAACAGGCTGGAGCACGTCCTGCCAaacccccagctcctctgctg TGACAACGTGCAGAGTGACTCCAGCTCCAAGGAGTTCTGGGTCAACATGCCAAACCTGATGACTCACCTAAAGAAGGTATCGGAACAGAAACCTCAAGCCACCTATTACAATGTGGATATGCTCAAATACCag GTATCTGCCCAGGGTATTCAGTCTACTCCATTAAACCTTGCAGTGAGCTGGCGGTGTGACCCTGCAAGCACTGACCTGCGCATCGACTACAAATACAATACAGAGGCAATGACCACACCGGTAGCTCTAAACAACGTCCAGTTCCTCGTCCCCGTCGACGGAGGAGTAACCAAACTCCAAgctgtgcttcctcctgctgtcTG GAATGCTGAACAGCAAAGGATATTGTGGAAGATCCCTGATATCTCCCAGAAGTCAGAAAATGGAG GTGTGGGGTCGCTGCTGGCGCGGTTCCAGCTGTCGGAGGGCCCgagcagcccagccccgctgGCCGTGCAGTTCACCAGCGAGGGCAGCACCTTGTCCAGCTGCGACATCGAGCTGGTGGGCGCCGGGTACCGCTTCTCCCTCATCAAGAAGAGGTTTGCGGCAG GTAAATATTTGGCGGATAACTGA
- the SGIP1 gene encoding SH3-containing GRB2-like protein 3-interacting protein 1 isoform X2, with protein MGRGRAGCGDPAEVLFPRRCLQTLGGSLEIEECNSATMMEGLKKRTRKAFGIRKKEKDTDSTGSPDRDGIKKTNGAPNGFYAEIDWDRYNSPELDEEGYSIRPEEPGSTKGKHFYSSSESEEEEEAHKKFNIKIKPLQAKDVLRSAATVDELKASIGNIALSPSPVRRSPGTIKRNLSSEEITRPRRSTPTPDPASRKSGEDPAALAPLFGPPLESAFEEQKLDAALDQPEIWGSAQPVNTNVESPKLPRPFPTGTPPPLPPKNIPATPPRTGSPLPLALGGDQAAAEPKRDKLPSINDLDSIFGPVPSPKSVAATAEDKWVNFSDQSPENAPPELSPRDKAPSPPAAAGSPASAPAEHPRPLPSPLQLEDVPKKLSEQPHLKDDSAEPVASPKDFGPGQRATPPPPPPPTYRAVVSSPGPGASTGSTSGSSSPARPGTPLATCGTPPPPPPRPPSRPKLPPGKPPVSDVSRPFSPPIHSSSPPPIAPLARAESTSSISSTNSLSAATTPTVEDDAFIAKLPAFERRSETPAENEQPSLVWFDRGKFYLTFEGSSRGPSPLTMGAQDTLPVAAAFTETVNAYFKGADPNKCIVKITGEMVLSFPAGITRHFANNPSPAVLTFRVLNYNRLEHVLPNPQLLCCDNVQSDSSSKEFWVNMPNLMTHLKKVSEQKPQATYYNVDMLKYQVSAQGIQSTPLNLAVSWRCDPASTDLRIDYKYNTEAMTTPVALNNVQFLVPVDGGVTKLQAVLPPAVWNAEQQRILWKIPDISQKSENGGVGSLLARFQLSEGPSSPAPLAVQFTSEGSTLSSCDIELVGAGYRFSLIKKRFAAGKYLADN; from the exons gaCTGAAAAAACGTACCCGGAAGGCCTTTGGCATACgcaagaaagaaaaggacacTGATTCCAC AGGGTCACCAGACAGGGATGGCATC aagaaaaccaaCGGAGCCCCGAATGGATTTTACGCGGAGATCGACTGGGACAGATAT AACTCACCTGAGCTGGATGAGGAGGGATACAGCATCCGACCCGAGGAACCAGGAT CCACCAAAGGAAAGCACTTCTACTCCTCGAGCGAGtcggaggaggaggaggaggcgcaCAAGAAGTTCAACATCAAGATCAAGCCCCTGCAGGCCAAGGACGTCCTGCGCAGCGCGGCCACCGTGGACGAGCTCAAGGCCTCCATAGGCAACATTGCGCTGTCTCCCTCCCCCGTG CGGCGCAGCCCG GGCACGATTAAAAGGAATTTATCCA GTGAGGAGATCACGCGGCCCCGGCGCTCCACGCCCACGCCAGACCCTGCCAG caggaaaagcGGGGAAGATCCGGCGGCGCTGGCCCCGCTCTTCGGGCCCCCGCTGGAGTCAGCGTTCGAGGAGCAGAAGTTGGATG ctgctctggacCAGCCTGAGATATGGGGGTCAGCCCAGCCTGTCAACACAAACGTAGAGTCCCCAAAGCTTCCAAGACCTTTTCCAACTGGAA CCCCTCCGCCGCTCCCCCCGAAGAACATCCCGGCCACGCCGCCGCGCACCGgctcccccctgcccctggCACTCG GAGGggaccaggcagcagcagagcccaaacGGGACAAACTCCCGTCCATCAATGACTTGGACAGCATTTTTGGCCCCGTGCCGTCCCCCAAATCTGTTGCTGCCACCGCGGAAGACAAGTGGGTCAATTTTTCCGATCAATCCCCGGAAAACGCGCCTCCGGAATTGTCGCCCCGGGACAAAGCCCCGTCCCCGCCGGCGGCCGCGGGCAGCCCGGCCAGCGCTCCGGCCGAGCATCCCCGCCCGCTGCCCTCGCCGCTGCAGCTCGAAGACGTTCCCAAGAAGCTTTCCGAGCAGCCCCACCTTAAGGATGATTCCGCCGAGCCGGTCGCCTCTCCCAAAGATTTTGGGCCGGGCCAAAGAGCCAccccgccgccccctccgccGCCCACCTACCGCGCGGTGGTGTCGTCCCCCGGACCGGGCGCCAGCACGGGAAGCACCAGCG GTTCCTCGTCCCCGGCTCGCCCCGGAACGCCGCTGGCCACATGTGGcacccccccgccgccgccgccccggcccccgtCCCGGCCCAAGCTGCCCCCTGGCAAACCCCCCGTCAGCGACGTG TCCAGGCCTTTTAGCCCTCCCATCCACTCCTCCAGCCCTCCTCCGATAGCACCTCTAGCTCGTGCTGAAAGTACTTCTTCCATATCTTCCACCAATTCCCTGAGTGCAGCCACCACTCCCACCGTCG AGGATGATGCTTTTATTGCCAAACTGCCCGCGTTTGAAAGGCGCAGTGAAACGCCGGCAG AGAATGAACAGCCTTCCCTCGTTTGGTTTGACAGAGGAAAGTTTTATTTGACTTTCGAAG GCTCGTCGCGGGGGCCCAGCCCCCTCACCATGGGGGCACAGGACACCCTGCCCGTGGCCGCTGCCTTCACCGAAACCGTCAACGCGTACTTCAAAGGGGCCGACCCCAACAA GTGCATCGTGAAGATCACGGGGGAGATGGTGCTGTCCTTCCCGGCAGGCATCACCCGACACTTTGCCAACAACCCCTCTCCAGCCGTGCTCACCTTCCGTGTGCTCAACTACAACAGGCTGGAGCACGTCCTGCCAaacccccagctcctctgctg TGACAACGTGCAGAGTGACTCCAGCTCCAAGGAGTTCTGGGTCAACATGCCAAACCTGATGACTCACCTAAAGAAGGTATCGGAACAGAAACCTCAAGCCACCTATTACAATGTGGATATGCTCAAATACCag GTATCTGCCCAGGGTATTCAGTCTACTCCATTAAACCTTGCAGTGAGCTGGCGGTGTGACCCTGCAAGCACTGACCTGCGCATCGACTACAAATACAATACAGAGGCAATGACCACACCGGTAGCTCTAAACAACGTCCAGTTCCTCGTCCCCGTCGACGGAGGAGTAACCAAACTCCAAgctgtgcttcctcctgctgtcTG GAATGCTGAACAGCAAAGGATATTGTGGAAGATCCCTGATATCTCCCAGAAGTCAGAAAATGGAG GTGTGGGGTCGCTGCTGGCGCGGTTCCAGCTGTCGGAGGGCCCgagcagcccagccccgctgGCCGTGCAGTTCACCAGCGAGGGCAGCACCTTGTCCAGCTGCGACATCGAGCTGGTGGGCGCCGGGTACCGCTTCTCCCTCATCAAGAAGAGGTTTGCGGCAG GTAAATATTTGGCGGATAACTGA
- the SGIP1 gene encoding SH3-containing GRB2-like protein 3-interacting protein 1 isoform X1: protein MGRGRAGCGDPAEVLFPRRCLQTLGGSLEIEECNSATMMEGLKKRTRKAFGIRKKEKDTDSTGSPDRDGIKKTNGAPNGFYAEIDWDRYNSPELDEEGYSIRPEEPGSTKGKHFYSSSESEEEEEAHKKFNIKIKPLQAKDVLRSAATVDELKASIGNIALSPSPVRKSPRRSPGTIKRNLSSEEITRPRRSTPTPDPASRKSGEDPAALAPLFGPPLESAFEEQKLDAALDQPEIWGSAQPVNTNVESPKLPRPFPTGTPPPLPPKNIPATPPRTGSPLPLALGGDQAAAEPKRDKLPSINDLDSIFGPVPSPKSVAATAEDKWVNFSDQSPENAPPELSPRDKAPSPPAAAGSPASAPAEHPRPLPSPLQLEDVPKKLSEQPHLKDDSAEPVASPKDFGPGQRATPPPPPPPTYRAVVSSPGPGASTGSTSGSSSPARPGTPLATCGTPPPPPPRPPSRPKLPPGKPPVSDVSRPFSPPIHSSSPPPIAPLARAESTSSISSTNSLSAATTPTVEDDAFIAKLPAFERRSETPAENEQPSLVWFDRGKFYLTFEGSSRGPSPLTMGAQDTLPVAAAFTETVNAYFKGADPNKCIVKITGEMVLSFPAGITRHFANNPSPAVLTFRVLNYNRLEHVLPNPQLLCCDNVQSDSSSKEFWVNMPNLMTHLKKVSEQKPQATYYNVDMLKYQVSAQGIQSTPLNLAVSWRCDPASTDLRIDYKYNTEAMTTPVALNNVQFLVPVDGGVTKLQAVLPPAVWNAEQQRILWKIPDISQKSENGGVGSLLARFQLSEGPSSPAPLAVQFTSEGSTLSSCDIELVGAGYRFSLIKKRFAAGKYLADN from the exons gaCTGAAAAAACGTACCCGGAAGGCCTTTGGCATACgcaagaaagaaaaggacacTGATTCCAC AGGGTCACCAGACAGGGATGGCATC aagaaaaccaaCGGAGCCCCGAATGGATTTTACGCGGAGATCGACTGGGACAGATAT AACTCACCTGAGCTGGATGAGGAGGGATACAGCATCCGACCCGAGGAACCAGGAT CCACCAAAGGAAAGCACTTCTACTCCTCGAGCGAGtcggaggaggaggaggaggcgcaCAAGAAGTTCAACATCAAGATCAAGCCCCTGCAGGCCAAGGACGTCCTGCGCAGCGCGGCCACCGTGGACGAGCTCAAGGCCTCCATAGGCAACATTGCGCTGTCTCCCTCCCCCGTG AGGAAAAGTCCG CGGCGCAGCCCG GGCACGATTAAAAGGAATTTATCCA GTGAGGAGATCACGCGGCCCCGGCGCTCCACGCCCACGCCAGACCCTGCCAG caggaaaagcGGGGAAGATCCGGCGGCGCTGGCCCCGCTCTTCGGGCCCCCGCTGGAGTCAGCGTTCGAGGAGCAGAAGTTGGATG ctgctctggacCAGCCTGAGATATGGGGGTCAGCCCAGCCTGTCAACACAAACGTAGAGTCCCCAAAGCTTCCAAGACCTTTTCCAACTGGAA CCCCTCCGCCGCTCCCCCCGAAGAACATCCCGGCCACGCCGCCGCGCACCGgctcccccctgcccctggCACTCG GAGGggaccaggcagcagcagagcccaaacGGGACAAACTCCCGTCCATCAATGACTTGGACAGCATTTTTGGCCCCGTGCCGTCCCCCAAATCTGTTGCTGCCACCGCGGAAGACAAGTGGGTCAATTTTTCCGATCAATCCCCGGAAAACGCGCCTCCGGAATTGTCGCCCCGGGACAAAGCCCCGTCCCCGCCGGCGGCCGCGGGCAGCCCGGCCAGCGCTCCGGCCGAGCATCCCCGCCCGCTGCCCTCGCCGCTGCAGCTCGAAGACGTTCCCAAGAAGCTTTCCGAGCAGCCCCACCTTAAGGATGATTCCGCCGAGCCGGTCGCCTCTCCCAAAGATTTTGGGCCGGGCCAAAGAGCCAccccgccgccccctccgccGCCCACCTACCGCGCGGTGGTGTCGTCCCCCGGACCGGGCGCCAGCACGGGAAGCACCAGCG GTTCCTCGTCCCCGGCTCGCCCCGGAACGCCGCTGGCCACATGTGGcacccccccgccgccgccgccccggcccccgtCCCGGCCCAAGCTGCCCCCTGGCAAACCCCCCGTCAGCGACGTG TCCAGGCCTTTTAGCCCTCCCATCCACTCCTCCAGCCCTCCTCCGATAGCACCTCTAGCTCGTGCTGAAAGTACTTCTTCCATATCTTCCACCAATTCCCTGAGTGCAGCCACCACTCCCACCGTCG AGGATGATGCTTTTATTGCCAAACTGCCCGCGTTTGAAAGGCGCAGTGAAACGCCGGCAG AGAATGAACAGCCTTCCCTCGTTTGGTTTGACAGAGGAAAGTTTTATTTGACTTTCGAAG GCTCGTCGCGGGGGCCCAGCCCCCTCACCATGGGGGCACAGGACACCCTGCCCGTGGCCGCTGCCTTCACCGAAACCGTCAACGCGTACTTCAAAGGGGCCGACCCCAACAA GTGCATCGTGAAGATCACGGGGGAGATGGTGCTGTCCTTCCCGGCAGGCATCACCCGACACTTTGCCAACAACCCCTCTCCAGCCGTGCTCACCTTCCGTGTGCTCAACTACAACAGGCTGGAGCACGTCCTGCCAaacccccagctcctctgctg TGACAACGTGCAGAGTGACTCCAGCTCCAAGGAGTTCTGGGTCAACATGCCAAACCTGATGACTCACCTAAAGAAGGTATCGGAACAGAAACCTCAAGCCACCTATTACAATGTGGATATGCTCAAATACCag GTATCTGCCCAGGGTATTCAGTCTACTCCATTAAACCTTGCAGTGAGCTGGCGGTGTGACCCTGCAAGCACTGACCTGCGCATCGACTACAAATACAATACAGAGGCAATGACCACACCGGTAGCTCTAAACAACGTCCAGTTCCTCGTCCCCGTCGACGGAGGAGTAACCAAACTCCAAgctgtgcttcctcctgctgtcTG GAATGCTGAACAGCAAAGGATATTGTGGAAGATCCCTGATATCTCCCAGAAGTCAGAAAATGGAG GTGTGGGGTCGCTGCTGGCGCGGTTCCAGCTGTCGGAGGGCCCgagcagcccagccccgctgGCCGTGCAGTTCACCAGCGAGGGCAGCACCTTGTCCAGCTGCGACATCGAGCTGGTGGGCGCCGGGTACCGCTTCTCCCTCATCAAGAAGAGGTTTGCGGCAG GTAAATATTTGGCGGATAACTGA